One genomic segment of Suncus etruscus isolate mSunEtr1 chromosome 15, mSunEtr1.pri.cur, whole genome shotgun sequence includes these proteins:
- the LOC126030015 gene encoding 28S ribosomal protein S14, mitochondrial-like, producing MLLRNFHQVVPASTPGQVRSYYVDWKMLRDVKRRKMAFDYADERLRINSIRKNTILPKDLQEVADDEIAALPRDSCPVRIRNRCVMTSRPRGVKRRWRLSRIVFRHLADHGQMSGVQRAMW from the coding sequence aTGCTGCTTAGGAACTTTCACCAGGTGGTTCCAGCATCAACTCCAGGACAAGTTCGAAGTTACTATGTGGACTGGAAAATGTTACGAGACGTCAAAAGACGAAAAATGGCATTTGACTACGCTGACGAGAGGCTGCGGATCAATTCCATTCGCAAAAATACCATTTTACCCAAGGACCTTCAGGAGGTGGCTGATGACGAAATAGCGGCCCTTCCTCGGGACAGCTGCCCTGTCCGCATTAGGAACCGCTGTGTCATGACGTCCCGGCCCCGTGGGGTGAAGCGGCGCTGGCGTCTCAGTCGCATTGTCTTCCGCCATTTGGCAGACCATGGTCAGATGTCTGGCGTCCAGCGGGCCATGTGGTGA